A region from the Nocardioides plantarum genome encodes:
- a CDS encoding maltokinase N-terminal cap-like domain-containing protein produces MNAPTQGIDPAVFGPYLTRTRWFGGKGRDFTVSDVRRLGVLGDGDGDPTVDVLLVELTYADDGTTELYQVPLAYYTEPEHRLDHAFVGWWEDAEIGWVHAYDALHDRAATRLWLQAFGAAADGPAEAGGLTFHRLPGQEIDTEASGTLFTGEQSNSSIAFGEDSVLKLFRKVTPGPNPDITTHEVLTLADSPDVAHLYGWVEHGDTHLGMLQQFLRTATDGWDLALTSVRNLYADPELAPREAGGDFSGEAGRLGDTLREVHVVLHERLEQTTVSADFVAGQMNARLDAALRVVPLLEPHEPALRALFDRLAGLGDVAAQRVHGDLHLGQTLRTALGWKIVDFEGEPAKTLAERILPDSPWRDVAGMLRSFDYAAHAVERSHDELDEVALAELRTRGAEWVERNQRYFLAAYAGGDLTEDQRTLVTAYTADKAVYETVYETRNRPTWVDIPLAAVARIGAP; encoded by the coding sequence GTGAACGCACCCACCCAGGGGATCGACCCCGCCGTCTTCGGCCCCTACCTCACCCGCACCCGCTGGTTCGGCGGCAAGGGACGCGACTTCACGGTCTCCGACGTACGTCGTCTCGGGGTCCTCGGTGACGGTGACGGCGACCCGACGGTCGACGTGCTGCTGGTCGAGCTGACCTACGCCGACGACGGCACCACCGAGCTCTACCAGGTGCCGCTGGCCTACTACACCGAGCCCGAGCACCGCCTCGACCACGCGTTCGTCGGGTGGTGGGAGGACGCCGAGATCGGGTGGGTCCACGCCTACGACGCGCTGCACGACCGCGCCGCCACCCGACTGTGGCTGCAGGCGTTCGGCGCCGCGGCCGACGGCCCCGCCGAGGCGGGAGGGCTGACGTTCCACCGCCTGCCCGGGCAGGAGATCGACACCGAGGCGTCGGGCACCCTCTTCACCGGCGAGCAGTCCAACTCCTCGATCGCCTTCGGTGAGGACTCGGTGCTCAAGCTGTTCCGCAAGGTGACGCCGGGGCCCAACCCCGACATCACCACCCACGAGGTGCTGACCCTCGCCGACTCCCCCGACGTGGCGCACCTCTACGGCTGGGTCGAGCACGGCGACACCCACCTCGGGATGCTGCAGCAGTTCCTGCGCACCGCCACCGACGGGTGGGACCTCGCCCTGACCAGCGTGCGCAACCTGTACGCCGACCCCGAGCTGGCGCCCCGCGAGGCCGGCGGCGACTTCTCCGGGGAGGCCGGTCGCCTCGGCGACACGCTGCGCGAGGTGCACGTCGTACTGCACGAGCGCCTCGAGCAGACCACGGTCAGCGCCGACTTCGTGGCCGGTCAGATGAACGCCCGGCTCGATGCCGCGCTGCGCGTCGTACCGCTCCTGGAGCCGCACGAGCCCGCCCTGCGGGCGCTCTTCGACCGGCTGGCCGGGCTGGGCGACGTGGCGGCGCAACGGGTCCACGGCGACCTGCACCTGGGTCAGACGCTGCGCACCGCCCTGGGGTGGAAGATCGTCGACTTCGAGGGCGAACCCGCCAAGACCCTGGCCGAGCGGATCCTGCCCGACTCGCCGTGGCGCGACGTCGCCGGCATGCTGCGCTCCTTCGACTACGCCGCCCACGCCGTCGAGCGCAGCCACGACGAGCTCGACGAGGTTGCCCTGGCCGAGCTCCGCACCCGCGGTGCGGAGTGGGTCGAGCGCAACCAGCGCTACTTCCTGGCGGCCTACGCCGGCGGCGACCTGACCGAGGACCAGCGCACCCTGGTCACCGCCTACACCGCCGACAAGGCCGTCTACGAGACCGTCTACGAGACCCGCAACCGACCGACCTGGGTCGACATCCCCCTGGCCGCCGTCGCGCGGATCGGAGCCCCGTGA
- the glgB gene encoding 1,4-alpha-glucan branching protein GlgB — protein MKNPKKKPTHSKSTEPSVVEPVEPVAAVAPVAPVEVEPLAVQRGELDQIIRGEHGHPHAVLGPHAHDGQVTFRALKPLARSVVVRFGDTDVPLTHEHGGIWAGAVSTAATGGDVPGYRLAVDYGDGEVVVDDPYRFLPTLGEMDLHLVNEGRHENLWQVLGARVHHYDEPLGGTVSGTAFAVWAPSARAMRVKGDFNSWDGREHPMRQLGSSGVWELFVPGAGSGTSYRLQVLGADDQWREKADPMAAYSDVAPDTASRVFESTHEWADQEWMTARAAKNAVDEPMSVYEMHLGSWKRHPGGRFWSYDEMADGLVPYLADLGFTHVELMPVMQHPFGGSWGYHVTSYFATDSRFGDPDGFRRLVDRLHQAGIGVILDWVPGHFATDEWALVKFDGTPLYEDPNPQRGWHKEWGSHIFNFGRPEVRNFLYANALYWLEEFHADGLRVDGVASMLYLDYAREAGEWQPNKHGGRENLEAVQFLQEMNATVYKRVPGVCTIAEESTSWPGVTAPTSTGGLGFGFKWNMGWMHDTLDYLEREPIHRQWHHHDLTFAITYAWTENFVLPLSHDEVVHGKGSLLRKMPGDRWQQLANLRAYYAFMWAHPGKQLLFMGGEIGQESEWAESRELDWWLLEHPEHQGLSALVRDLNRAYVDTPAAWAGDVSAAGFEWVDADDAGRNTYSFLRRAPAASHAPDLVCVTNFASVPHDGYRLGLPSAGLWSEVLNTDAEGYGGSGVGNLGSVLAVEGQHGSMPAHADLVVPPLATLWLRRQTTNLAG, from the coding sequence GTGAAGAACCCCAAGAAGAAGCCCACCCACTCGAAGTCGACCGAGCCGTCTGTGGTCGAGCCGGTCGAGCCTGTTGCGGCGGTCGCGCCGGTCGCGCCGGTCGAGGTGGAGCCGCTCGCGGTCCAGCGCGGCGAGCTCGACCAGATCATCCGCGGCGAGCACGGGCACCCGCACGCCGTGCTCGGGCCGCACGCCCACGACGGCCAGGTCACCTTCCGTGCCCTCAAGCCACTGGCGCGCAGCGTGGTGGTCCGGTTCGGCGACACCGACGTCCCGCTGACCCACGAGCACGGCGGCATCTGGGCGGGCGCCGTCTCGACCGCCGCGACGGGCGGCGACGTCCCGGGCTACCGGTTGGCCGTCGACTACGGCGACGGCGAGGTCGTCGTCGACGACCCCTACCGCTTCCTGCCGACGCTGGGTGAGATGGACCTTCACCTGGTCAACGAGGGGCGCCACGAGAACCTGTGGCAGGTCCTCGGCGCGCGGGTCCACCACTACGACGAGCCGCTCGGCGGCACCGTGTCCGGCACGGCGTTCGCCGTCTGGGCTCCCTCGGCCCGCGCGATGCGGGTCAAGGGTGACTTCAACAGCTGGGACGGGCGCGAGCACCCGATGCGCCAGCTCGGCAGCTCGGGCGTGTGGGAGCTGTTCGTGCCCGGCGCCGGCAGCGGTACGTCGTACCGGCTGCAGGTGCTCGGCGCCGACGACCAGTGGCGCGAGAAGGCCGACCCGATGGCCGCCTACTCCGACGTCGCTCCCGACACCGCCTCGCGGGTCTTCGAGTCGACCCACGAGTGGGCCGACCAGGAGTGGATGACCGCGCGCGCGGCCAAGAACGCCGTGGACGAGCCGATGTCGGTCTACGAGATGCACCTGGGCTCGTGGAAGCGGCACCCGGGCGGCCGGTTCTGGTCCTACGACGAGATGGCCGACGGCCTGGTGCCCTACCTGGCCGACCTGGGCTTCACCCACGTCGAGCTGATGCCCGTGATGCAGCACCCGTTCGGTGGCTCGTGGGGCTACCACGTCACGTCGTACTTCGCGACCGACTCCCGCTTCGGCGACCCCGACGGCTTCCGCCGGCTCGTGGACCGACTGCACCAGGCCGGCATCGGCGTCATCCTCGACTGGGTCCCGGGCCACTTCGCCACCGACGAGTGGGCCCTGGTCAAGTTCGACGGCACCCCCCTCTACGAGGACCCCAACCCGCAGCGCGGGTGGCACAAGGAGTGGGGCTCCCACATCTTCAACTTCGGACGGCCCGAGGTGCGCAACTTCCTCTACGCCAACGCGCTCTACTGGCTCGAGGAGTTCCACGCCGACGGGCTCCGGGTCGACGGCGTCGCCTCGATGCTCTACCTCGACTACGCCCGCGAGGCGGGCGAGTGGCAGCCCAACAAGCACGGCGGCCGCGAGAACCTCGAGGCCGTGCAGTTCCTCCAGGAGATGAACGCCACCGTCTACAAGCGGGTCCCCGGCGTGTGCACGATCGCCGAGGAGTCCACCTCCTGGCCGGGGGTCACCGCACCCACGTCGACCGGCGGCCTCGGCTTCGGGTTCAAGTGGAACATGGGCTGGATGCACGACACGCTCGACTACCTCGAGCGCGAGCCGATCCACCGCCAGTGGCACCACCACGACCTGACCTTCGCCATCACCTACGCCTGGACCGAGAACTTCGTCCTCCCGCTCTCCCACGACGAGGTCGTGCACGGCAAGGGCTCCCTGCTGCGCAAGATGCCCGGCGACCGCTGGCAGCAGCTGGCCAACCTGCGCGCCTACTACGCCTTCATGTGGGCCCACCCCGGCAAGCAGCTGCTCTTCATGGGCGGCGAGATCGGCCAGGAGTCCGAGTGGGCCGAGTCCCGCGAGCTCGACTGGTGGCTGCTGGAGCACCCCGAGCACCAGGGGCTCTCCGCCCTGGTCCGCGACCTCAACCGGGCCTACGTCGACACCCCGGCCGCCTGGGCGGGCGACGTGTCGGCCGCCGGCTTCGAGTGGGTCGACGCCGACGACGCCGGACGCAACACCTACTCGTTCCTACGCCGCGCCCCCGCCGCGTCGCACGCACCGGACCTGGTCTGCGTCACCAACTTCGCCTCCGTGCCCCACGACGGCTACCGCCTCGGTCTGCCGTCGGCCGGCCTGTGGAGCGAGGTGCTCAACACCGACGCCGAGGGCTACGGCGGCTCCGGCGTCGGCAACCTCGGCTCGGTCCTGGCCGTCGAGGGCCAGCACGGCTCCATGCCGGCCCACGCCGACCTCGTCGTCCCGCCGCTGGCGACCCTGTGGCTTCGCCGACAGACGACTAACCTGGCCGGGTGA
- a CDS encoding NUDIX hydrolase, with protein MTDQPTLTDGTVTLRPWRDDDAEPAVAGHDAQIMHWFGETEAPDADGWREVTARWHREHAAGTRTNFVVEVAGEVAGMVELRRHDDQSGELSWWLYAGHRGRGSATRAVRVVTDWALTAASEGGRGFSRVQARVEPANESSLRVATRSGLRREGVQRVARGTGDRAETEEYVVLSRLATDPPLTEPGAFRSLLNSFLPRKRAISQMLIRDEAGRVLCCQLTYKSDWDLPGGVVEVGESPQLAVSREVLEELALTIPAGPLVLTDWLPPWGGWDDALCLVFDGGVHPATVVDAIVPQAREIRTAEFLTTEQVVERCADFTARRIAAALANLGGGPAYTESGR; from the coding sequence GTGACCGACCAGCCGACGCTCACCGACGGCACGGTCACCCTGCGACCCTGGCGCGACGACGATGCCGAGCCTGCGGTCGCGGGGCACGACGCGCAGATCATGCACTGGTTCGGCGAGACCGAGGCCCCGGACGCCGACGGGTGGCGTGAGGTCACTGCCAGGTGGCACCGCGAGCACGCCGCCGGTACCCGGACCAACTTCGTCGTCGAGGTCGCCGGCGAGGTCGCCGGCATGGTGGAGCTGCGTCGACACGACGATCAGTCCGGCGAGCTCTCGTGGTGGCTCTACGCGGGCCACCGTGGACGCGGCTCGGCCACCCGCGCCGTCCGGGTCGTTACCGACTGGGCACTCACTGCTGCCTCCGAGGGAGGTCGGGGCTTCAGCCGCGTGCAGGCACGGGTAGAGCCCGCCAACGAGTCGTCCCTCCGGGTCGCGACTCGCTCCGGGCTGCGCCGCGAAGGCGTGCAGCGGGTCGCGCGCGGCACCGGCGACCGGGCCGAGACCGAGGAGTACGTCGTCCTCTCCCGCCTCGCCACCGATCCCCCGCTCACCGAGCCCGGCGCGTTCCGCTCGTTGCTCAACTCGTTCCTCCCGCGCAAGCGCGCGATCAGCCAGATGCTCATCCGCGACGAGGCCGGACGCGTGCTGTGCTGCCAGCTCACCTACAAGTCCGACTGGGACCTGCCCGGCGGCGTCGTCGAGGTCGGCGAGTCCCCCCAGCTCGCCGTGAGCCGTGAGGTCCTCGAGGAGCTGGCGCTCACCATCCCGGCGGGGCCGCTGGTGCTCACCGACTGGCTGCCGCCCTGGGGCGGGTGGGACGACGCGCTCTGCCTGGTCTTCGACGGTGGCGTGCACCCGGCGACGGTCGTGGACGCCATCGTGCCGCAGGCTCGAGAGATCCGGACCGCCGAGTTCCTGACCACCGAGCAGGTCGTCGAGCGCTGCGCCGACTTCACCGCTCGCCGGATCGCCGCCGCGCTGGCCAACCTCGGCGGCGGGCCGGCCTACACCGAGAGCGGGCGCTGA
- a CDS encoding EamA family transporter codes for MTRRDCLLAALVASIWGFNFVVIDWGMDGVPPLLFVAIRFVVVLVPAVFLLPRPDVSWRTLASVGVFMSLGQFGFLYVAMDAGMPPGLAALVLQAQVLLTVLIAAGVLRERPTTRQAAGVLIGSCGLVVVALGRGGAVSAVALGLCLLGALSWAVGNVVSRASGATGGLALTVWSAVVVPVPLLLLSLLVDGPAAVADGFAAFGWQAAVSTLYTAGLASLVGYGIFNTLLSRNPSAAVVPWVLLAPVVAMLSAAVLLDQLPNAAEAGGGLVMVVGVLVALRSGRVVSRRPRAASSTTVGAAGAASSTTVGAAGAGSSTTVG; via the coding sequence ATGACCCGCCGTGACTGTCTCCTGGCCGCTCTCGTGGCCAGCATCTGGGGCTTCAACTTCGTCGTCATCGACTGGGGGATGGACGGGGTGCCGCCGCTGCTCTTCGTGGCGATCCGGTTCGTCGTCGTGCTCGTCCCGGCGGTGTTCCTGCTGCCGCGTCCCGACGTGTCGTGGCGCACGCTCGCCTCCGTCGGCGTCTTCATGTCCCTCGGTCAGTTCGGGTTCCTCTACGTCGCCATGGACGCCGGCATGCCGCCGGGCCTGGCCGCCCTGGTGCTGCAGGCGCAGGTGCTGCTCACCGTGCTGATCGCCGCCGGCGTGCTGCGCGAGCGCCCCACCACACGGCAGGCCGCGGGGGTCCTGATCGGCTCGTGCGGGCTGGTCGTGGTGGCGCTGGGACGCGGAGGGGCGGTGTCGGCGGTGGCCCTGGGGCTGTGCCTCCTCGGTGCGCTCTCGTGGGCCGTCGGCAACGTCGTCTCCCGGGCCTCGGGCGCCACCGGCGGTCTCGCGCTCACCGTGTGGTCGGCCGTGGTCGTACCCGTGCCGCTGCTGCTTCTCTCCCTGCTCGTCGATGGCCCGGCCGCCGTCGCCGACGGGTTCGCGGCGTTCGGTTGGCAGGCCGCCGTCTCCACGCTCTACACCGCCGGGCTGGCCTCGCTGGTCGGCTACGGCATCTTCAACACGCTGCTGTCGCGCAACCCGTCCGCGGCGGTGGTGCCCTGGGTGCTTCTCGCGCCGGTCGTCGCGATGCTGTCGGCCGCGGTGCTGCTCGACCAGCTGCCCAACGCAGCCGAGGCGGGTGGGGGACTGGTGATGGTGGTGGGGGTGCTCGTGGCGCTGCGGTCGGGTCGGGTGGTTTCGAGACGGCCGCGGGCGGCCTCCTCAACCACCGTGGGGGCGGCGGGGGCGGCCTCCTCGACCACCGTGGGGGCGGCGGGGGCGGGCTCCTCGACCACTGTCGGGTAA
- a CDS encoding LysR family transcriptional regulator — translation MIDLAALRSLHAVDTYGSVVAAADALGFTPSAVSQQVKRLERQTGVALLERVGRGVIVTDGGRHLLDEGGRLLGDLEAVEAGLHRRTGLVAGHLRIAAFSTAMRGLVAETVRDLLDAHPDLRVSLAEHEPWDTVDLVASGQLDLGLFHTWGDVPVDVPDHLVRTTVARDVADVIVHRDHPLAGRRSVTPRDLVDEGWVATPEGTICRQWLSRMYDGTGRRPRIAHVAMEFDSHLALVRAGLGIALVPRLGRAALGDRLVALAARAPVPTREVVAVHRRTMADSPAVVAVVAALIARSRATGSMA, via the coding sequence ATGATCGATCTCGCCGCACTGCGGTCCCTGCACGCCGTCGACACCTACGGCTCGGTCGTGGCCGCGGCCGACGCGCTGGGCTTCACCCCGAGCGCGGTCTCGCAGCAGGTCAAGCGCTTGGAGCGGCAGACCGGGGTGGCGCTGCTCGAACGGGTGGGTCGCGGGGTCATCGTCACCGACGGCGGCCGACACCTGCTCGACGAGGGCGGTCGCCTGCTCGGCGACCTCGAGGCGGTGGAGGCCGGCCTGCACCGTCGTACGGGCCTGGTCGCCGGCCACCTGAGGATCGCGGCCTTCTCGACCGCGATGCGGGGACTGGTCGCCGAGACGGTGCGCGACCTGCTCGACGCCCACCCCGACCTGCGGGTCTCCCTGGCCGAGCACGAGCCCTGGGACACCGTCGACCTGGTCGCGTCGGGGCAGCTCGACCTCGGCCTGTTCCACACCTGGGGCGACGTGCCGGTCGACGTCCCCGACCACCTGGTCCGTACGACGGTGGCCCGCGACGTCGCCGACGTGATCGTCCACCGCGACCACCCGCTGGCGGGACGCCGCTCGGTGACCCCGCGCGACCTGGTCGACGAGGGCTGGGTCGCCACGCCGGAGGGGACGATCTGCCGCCAGTGGCTCAGCCGGATGTACGACGGCACCGGACGGCGCCCGCGGATCGCGCACGTCGCGATGGAGTTCGACTCCCACCTCGCCCTGGTCCGTGCCGGTCTCGGCATCGCCCTGGTCCCGCGACTGGGCCGGGCCGCGCTCGGCGACCGGCTGGTCGCCCTCGCGGCGCGCGCCCCGGTGCCGACCCGCGAGGTCGTCGCGGTGCACCGCCGCACCATGGCCGACTCCCCCGCCGTCGTCGCCGTCGTCGCCGCGCTCATCGCTCGCTCACGCGCGACAGGATCGATGGCGTAA
- a CDS encoding APC family permease, producing MAQATEKHPEQQPALKAGAIGFVDALVIGLAATSPAYSLAAVIGAIAAAVGVYAPGALLASFVPMALIATAFLYLNRVDADCGTTFSWVTRAMGPWFGWIGGWAIAMTGILVVGSLADVGVSFTLRTFGADAAADNAWIRMPLAVLLIIALTYVCILGADVSAKLQNALMIAQVASLLAFAVVAITRAVTDNTPGAVSPIDPSLSWLNPFGAGGSGLTTALLLGVFAYWGWESAVNLSEETKGASSTPGRAAVLSTVILLVTYVAVAVAVVSFAGTTWLTDNADSEEAIFADLADLVMGPWGWVVLASVATSAIASTQTTIIPASRTALSMARRHALPASLGRIHPQHRTPDVSTWTVAAIAIAWYVGIYQISDNALFDSLTALSLLIAFYYALTGIACAVYHRKHLLESPKNLLLIGVGPLVGSALLIWLLVLSVRDMSDPENSYSGVSWLGVGPPLVIGIAIFLVGVAFMLFWRVKDGRYWQERASLPDPDVVHGIKAGTADPDGLEG from the coding sequence ATGGCACAGGCAACCGAGAAGCACCCCGAGCAGCAGCCCGCCCTCAAGGCCGGCGCGATCGGCTTCGTCGACGCCCTGGTCATCGGGCTCGCCGCCACGTCCCCGGCGTACTCGCTCGCGGCGGTGATCGGGGCGATCGCGGCCGCGGTCGGCGTCTACGCGCCTGGTGCGCTGCTGGCCTCGTTCGTGCCGATGGCCCTGATCGCCACCGCGTTCCTCTACCTCAACCGGGTCGACGCCGACTGCGGCACGACGTTCAGCTGGGTGACGCGGGCGATGGGCCCGTGGTTCGGCTGGATCGGCGGCTGGGCCATCGCCATGACGGGGATCCTGGTCGTCGGGTCCCTGGCCGACGTCGGCGTCAGCTTCACGCTGCGCACGTTCGGTGCCGACGCCGCGGCCGACAACGCCTGGATCCGGATGCCGCTCGCGGTGCTGCTGATCATCGCGCTGACCTACGTCTGCATCCTCGGAGCCGACGTCTCGGCCAAGCTGCAGAACGCGCTGATGATCGCCCAGGTCGCCTCCCTGCTGGCGTTCGCCGTCGTCGCGATCACTCGGGCCGTCACCGACAACACGCCGGGCGCGGTCAGCCCGATCGACCCCTCGCTGAGCTGGCTCAACCCGTTCGGCGCTGGCGGCAGCGGGCTCACGACCGCCCTGCTGCTCGGCGTCTTCGCCTACTGGGGCTGGGAGTCGGCGGTCAACCTCAGCGAGGAGACCAAGGGCGCGAGCAGCACGCCGGGTCGTGCGGCCGTGCTCTCGACCGTGATCCTCCTGGTCACCTACGTCGCCGTCGCGGTCGCCGTGGTGTCCTTCGCGGGCACCACGTGGCTCACCGACAACGCCGACTCCGAGGAGGCGATCTTCGCCGACCTCGCCGACCTGGTGATGGGCCCCTGGGGCTGGGTGGTGCTCGCCTCCGTGGCGACCTCCGCGATCGCCTCGACGCAGACGACGATCATCCCGGCCTCGCGCACGGCCCTGTCGATGGCGCGACGCCACGCGCTCCCCGCCTCCTTGGGTCGCATCCACCCCCAGCACCGCACGCCCGACGTCAGCACCTGGACCGTCGCCGCGATCGCGATCGCCTGGTACGTCGGCATCTACCAGATCAGCGACAACGCGCTCTTCGACTCCCTCACGGCCCTGTCGCTCCTGATCGCGTTCTACTACGCGCTGACCGGGATCGCCTGCGCCGTCTACCACCGCAAGCACCTGCTCGAGAGCCCCAAGAACCTGCTGCTGATCGGCGTCGGCCCGCTCGTCGGATCGGCGCTGCTGATCTGGCTGCTCGTGCTCTCGGTCCGCGACATGTCCGACCCCGAGAACTCCTACAGCGGGGTCTCGTGGCTCGGCGTCGGACCACCGCTGGTGATCGGCATCGCGATCTTCCTGGTCGGGGTGGCGTTCATGCTCTTCTGGCGGGTCAAGGACGGCCGCTACTGGCAGGAGCGGGCGAGCCTGCCCGATCCCGACGTCGTCCACGGCATCAAGGCCGGTACGGCGGACCCCGACGGTCTGGAAGGCTGA
- a CDS encoding universal stress protein yields MAVVVGYDESPGADAALATAISVALRFGEVLVLVYGAGPPGGLGEESNAHRDALREIGRTALSHAVERARAAGVDTRIELVDAKPAQAMLEVGERHDASVLVVGTAGESPLKGAMLGSTPHKLLHLSTRPVLCVPFAD; encoded by the coding sequence ATGGCAGTGGTGGTCGGCTACGACGAGTCCCCGGGCGCGGACGCCGCCCTCGCCACGGCGATCTCGGTCGCCCTGCGGTTCGGCGAGGTGCTCGTCCTCGTCTACGGCGCCGGACCTCCGGGCGGCCTCGGCGAGGAGTCCAACGCGCACCGTGACGCCCTGCGCGAGATCGGCCGGACCGCGCTCTCCCACGCGGTCGAGCGCGCGCGAGCCGCCGGGGTCGACACCCGGATCGAGCTCGTGGACGCCAAGCCCGCCCAGGCGATGCTCGAGGTCGGCGAGAGGCACGACGCCAGCGTCCTGGTCGTCGGCACGGCCGGCGAGAGCCCCCTCAAGGGCGCCATGCTCGGCTCCACACCCCACAAGCTGCTCCACCTCAGCACCCGCCCCGTGCTCTGCGTCCCCTTCGCCGACTGA
- a CDS encoding RCC1 domain-containing protein yields MTGTTITDDVTTSGQNPARPSRRTVLGAAAWAAPAITVVAASPAVAASAPSGATLMERTNPSGPAFAEDTAASRVVSVSLYDDEFNAIVGATVIFTLSSSSWLRFTGGATSAAVTTDANGTATTSLTVAPGAAPTPGDTVTLLASHQALSESWTITYRPFTAISTGPTANHVLAISSGAVYAWGAGGGGQLGVDNQGDYATPVAVITTGTPMAGKTITAVATGDYHSLALASDGNLYAWGSGSYGKLGTGNTSNALKPVRVNTSRRFTAISAGPVHNLAVATDGTVHAWGSGGSGQLGNGGTASSSVPVAVTTTGTPMAGKTITAVANGAGHSLALDSEGSVYSWGSGAAGALGNGASTDSTVPVLVTTAGTPMADKVVTAIATGFDHSLALTSDGTVYAWGNAGNGRLGDGTGTGSSSVPVLVDRSAMGTRTIVAISAGSSHNVAAASDGSVYAWGFNGNGQLGNGTTTRALVPVVVTSTGAGNPLAGAGATAVTAGYSSSWALTSTRLTASWGQAALGRLGNGTITPNALVPVKVLTPR; encoded by the coding sequence ATGACGGGCACGACCATCACCGACGACGTCACCACCTCCGGCCAGAACCCGGCTCGCCCCAGCCGGAGGACGGTACTGGGGGCAGCAGCCTGGGCGGCGCCGGCGATCACCGTCGTCGCCGCGTCGCCGGCCGTGGCGGCATCGGCCCCGTCCGGGGCGACCCTCATGGAGCGCACCAACCCGTCGGGGCCTGCGTTCGCCGAGGACACCGCAGCCTCCCGGGTCGTGAGCGTCTCGTTGTACGACGACGAGTTCAACGCCATCGTCGGCGCGACCGTGATCTTCACCCTCTCCTCGTCCTCGTGGCTGCGGTTCACCGGCGGCGCCACCAGCGCCGCGGTGACCACCGACGCGAACGGCACGGCCACGACCTCCCTGACCGTCGCGCCGGGGGCAGCGCCGACGCCGGGGGACACCGTCACGCTCCTCGCGAGCCACCAGGCCCTCTCCGAGTCCTGGACGATCACCTACCGTCCCTTCACCGCGATCTCCACCGGCCCGACGGCCAACCACGTGCTCGCGATCAGCTCGGGCGCCGTCTACGCGTGGGGCGCGGGCGGCGGCGGCCAGCTCGGCGTCGACAACCAGGGCGACTACGCGACGCCGGTCGCGGTCATCACCACCGGGACCCCGATGGCCGGCAAGACCATCACCGCCGTCGCCACGGGCGACTACCACAGCCTGGCTCTGGCCTCCGACGGGAACCTGTACGCCTGGGGCAGCGGCAGCTACGGCAAGCTCGGCACCGGCAACACCTCGAACGCGCTCAAGCCGGTCAGGGTCAACACCTCGAGGAGGTTCACCGCCATCTCCGCCGGCCCGGTGCACAACCTCGCCGTCGCCACCGACGGCACCGTGCACGCCTGGGGTAGCGGCGGGAGCGGGCAGCTGGGCAACGGCGGGACCGCCAGCTCCAGCGTGCCCGTCGCGGTCACCACCACCGGCACCCCGATGGCCGGCAAGACGATCACAGCCGTCGCCAACGGGGCCGGCCACAGCCTCGCCCTGGACTCCGAGGGCAGCGTCTACTCCTGGGGCAGCGGCGCCGCCGGCGCTCTCGGCAACGGCGCGAGCACCGACTCCACCGTGCCGGTCCTGGTCACCACCGCCGGCACCCCGATGGCCGACAAGGTCGTCACCGCCATCGCCACCGGGTTCGACCACAGCCTCGCCCTGACCTCCGACGGCACCGTCTACGCCTGGGGGAACGCCGGCAACGGCAGGCTCGGGGACGGCACTGGCACAGGCAGCTCCTCCGTACCGGTCCTGGTCGACCGCAGCGCGATGGGGACCAGGACGATCGTCGCCATCAGCGCCGGCAGCAGCCACAACGTCGCCGCCGCCTCCGACGGCAGCGTCTACGCCTGGGGCTTCAACGGCAACGGCCAGCTCGGCAACGGCACGACGACCCGGGCCCTGGTGCCGGTCGTGGTCACCTCGACCGGTGCCGGCAACCCGCTCGCCGGCGCCGGTGCCACCGCGGTCACGGCCGGCTACTCCTCCAGCTGGGCCCTCACCAGCACCAGGCTCACCGCGTCCTGGGGCCAGGCAGCCCTGGGTCGGCTCGGCAACGGCACCATCACCCCGAACGCCCTCGTCCCGGTCAAGGTCCTCACCCCTCGCTGA